One Desulfovibrio intestinalis genomic window carries:
- a CDS encoding IS3 family transposase, which translates to MHASVSGYYAWLKRDAAPSNKTTRLEAEVLAAHQRTRGTYGAERLHRELVASGCAVSLWKVKQLRRELGLVCKRKRRVIRTTESNHALPVASNLLNRDFTPGEHNRVWVSDITYIPTRQGWVYLAGIKDLHSREIVGFSLAERMDTGLVLAALMKAVRFHRPPVGLILHSDRGSQYCSAAYQKKLHAYGLICSMSKKGDCYDNAPMESFWGLLKNELVHRKSYRSQAEAITDVTEYIEVFYNRQRRQAALGYLSPAAFVRSGMMKPKLPIAA; encoded by the coding sequence TTGCACGCATCTGTCAGTGGATACTACGCCTGGCTCAAACGCGACGCTGCCCCATCAAACAAGACAACTCGTCTGGAGGCCGAGGTTCTGGCTGCCCACCAGAGAACACGCGGCACATACGGCGCGGAGCGGTTGCACCGGGAACTCGTGGCAAGCGGTTGTGCCGTCAGCCTCTGGAAGGTCAAGCAGCTCCGCCGTGAACTGGGCCTCGTCTGTAAGCGCAAACGACGGGTTATCCGCACCACGGAGTCAAATCACGCGTTGCCGGTCGCTTCCAATCTTCTGAACCGTGACTTCACGCCGGGCGAACACAACCGCGTGTGGGTGAGTGACATAACCTATATCCCCACACGGCAGGGCTGGGTATATCTTGCCGGAATCAAAGATTTACACAGCCGGGAAATTGTCGGCTTCAGCCTGGCTGAGCGTATGGATACCGGGCTTGTCTTGGCTGCATTGATGAAGGCGGTGCGTTTCCACCGCCCACCTGTGGGACTGATTCTGCATTCGGATCGCGGCAGCCAGTATTGCAGCGCAGCTTATCAGAAAAAGCTCCACGCATATGGTCTGATCTGTTCCATGAGCAAAAAAGGGGATTGTTACGACAACGCCCCCATGGAGAGCTTCTGGGGCTTATTGAAGAATGAGTTGGTCCATCGCAAAAGCTACAGATCACAGGCAGAAGCAATTACAGATGTGACAGAGTATATTGAGGTTTTTTATAATCGACAAAGACGCCAGGCAGCACTTGGCTATCTCTCACCGGCGGCGTTTGTCAGAAGCGGGATGATGAAACCAAAGCTGCCGATTGCCGCTTAA